A window of Chryseobacterium aquaeductus genomic DNA:
TCTTCATATTTCAAACTCAAATAAGGATTGAGAATCTGATTTTCTTTATTTTTAATATTCTCTAAAAATGGTGATTTCGGATATTGAATTTTTGCCTGATTTCCGATTGCTAAAGCTTCTTTTTGTTTGTCTTTAATCACCAATTCATTCATGATTTCTTCCATCACAATAACCTTGTAATCACCTTCAATAGTAGTTTTAACTAAATTTTGAAGTTGCTCTACTCTATCTTTACAATTACTAAACTGACAATTTTCTTGCAGTTTTTTATGCATGAAATAAAGTTTTGAATTTCCTGTATTCTGAGCAATCAGTTCGTCAAAAATTGCGTTTATTTTGATTCTATTTTCCGTTAATTCATTTTTGGTGAATAATTCATTATTAGATAAAAAATTCACTTTTTTCAACGAATACCAATCCATCAAAGTCGGGAAATAAGAAACATCATTTGTATTAGAAAAAACGTCTTTATATTTTGCAAAAGAAACTTTTTTCATCGCCTGACTTTGTGCGTCAAGAGTTTTATAATTATTGCTTAAATAATTTTTAAAATCAAGCTTACTCCAAGTTTCAATTTGCGAAACATCCTGAGAATTAATATTGGTTCTGCCGTTGACTTCCCAAGAATGTTCATTGTAATAATCAAACATAAAACCCGACAACAAAACTTTATAAACCAAAAGATCATCACCTTTCAGTTTTTTTTCTGCATCTTGAAGCTTGACAAAAAACTTTGAAGTAGAATCATTTTTATCATCATCTGTCGTTTGATTCACAATACTGAATTCCGCTTTGAGAGAACGAATGAGTTGCACGGCATTACTTTCTTTCATGGCTTGGTTTTGTATGTCTAAAATGATGGGCAAATTAGATTTAAAAGTTCCCTTTTGCGTATTTTCCTGTATTTTTTTCCATTGTTGATCGTAGTAGTTTTGTGAAAAAACCAGTGAGAAATTCAATAACAGAAGGAATAAGAACAAAATCTTGGAATATCTTTGCATAAATATTATTTTTACTAGATGAATTGCTTAAAAGTACTGAAAAAATATGTCATAGACAGCCAGTTATACGTCTCTTTGATGGGAACTTTTTTCGCAATATTTTTCATGCTTGAGCAAAATACATTCCGTTTTCCTTCGGTTTTTTTGATATTCATCACGTACTTCAGCGGATATTTGTACACCAAATATCAGAAAACAAAACATTTTTATAAAATTTTTGTTCTGAATGTTTTTGCAGGTATCATTTCTGCTGTTTTAATTATTTTCAATCATAATGAAATACGTTTAATAAAATGGTTTGTCATCGTAATTTTAGGTTTACTCTACAACAGCTTTTTTCTCGAGACTTACATCAGGAAAATTCCTTTTCTGAAAGTATTTTATGTAGGTTTAGTCTGGGCACTGGTCAATTGTTGGCTGACTTTACCAGAATTTAATTTTCCGATATTTTTTATCAGTTTCTTTTTTGTGACTGCACTTGTTTTACCTTTTGATATTCGTGATATGAAGAGTGATACGGTTGAGACATTTCCAAAATTAATTGGAGTTCAGAACACAAAATATTTTGCGTACCTATTAGTTTTTGTTGCTTGCATTTTGGCAATATTTTATCTGAAAATCTCATATTCACTTAGCTTTTTCTTTGCCACAATTTTTACTTTTATTTTAATTTATTTTTCAAAACATTCCAACAAAGATTCTTATTATTCTTTTTGGGTTGAGAGTTGTTCCGGGTTACCTTTTTTGTTATTAATTCTGTACGAAAAGTTTTACCTTTACTGAAAATTTGGTGTTATGGAAAATATTGAAATCTTAAGAAGTAATCTTGTCGAAAAAATTTTTTCAACTAAAAACATAAGCCTTTTACAAGCAATTGATGATATTCTTTCATCCGTAAGTACTAAAGATGAGCAATATACATTTTCCGAATCTCAGAAAGAACTTCTTTTACTAGCTGAAGAAGATATTAAATATGGAAGAACTGTAACGGATGAAGAACTTCGAAAACTAGACGAAGAATGGATGAAGTAAAAATTATCTGGACTAATATAGCAATCGCACAAAGAAATAAAGTTTTTGATTATTGGAATGACAGAAATAAGAGTACCACCTATTCGAAAAAAATTAATATCGCTATTTACGAAAAAATTGATATTTTAAAAACTAACCCACTTGCAGGAAATTGTGGAGATTTAAAACCTTTTAGAATTTTATATCTAGGAAATTTCAGTCTTGTTTACAGATATTCAGAATCTGTCATTTACATCATTGCGTTTTGGGACAATCGTCAGAACCCTAGCAAATTAAAGAAAACTCTAGGATTATGATCATCAAAAAACTCACCCTTTACAATTTTAAAAACCATTCTGAGAAAAAGTTTGAGTTTTCGCCACAAATCAATTGTTTTGTAGGAAATAACGGTGCCGGAAAAACGAATATTCTTGATGCCTTGCATTATCTTTCTGTGGGCAAAAGTTTTTTAGGAAATACCGATATTAATAACATCAAAACAGAAGAAGATTTCTTCACTATTGATGCTGTAATTCAAAACGAAGAAAGCGAAGACAGCATTAAAATTTCTCAGCCAAAAGAAGCCAAAAAGATCATCAAAAAGAACGATAAAAGCTACGATAGAATGGCAGATCACATCGGTTATCTACCAAGTGTGATGATTTCTCCATACGATTCAAATTTGATCTCGGATTCTGGAGAAAGTCGTAGAAAATTTCTGGACTCAATGATTTCTCAGACTGATTCCGGTTATCTTTTTGATTTGATTCAGTATCAGAAAACCATTCAGCAACGAAATGCTTTATTGAAATATTTTGCGAAAAACAGAGTTTGGGAGAAAGAATCTTTGGAAATTTATGATGACCCGATCACAAAATCCGGAACTAAAATTTTTGAAAAAAGAAAAGAATTTGTCGACAAACTCAACCCAATTATTCAGAATTTTTATGAGATTATTTCGGGAGGAAAAGAAACTGTATCAGTACTTTACGAGTCTCATTTATTAGATGGCTTTGACTCTGCGCAACCTGAAAAAAAGTTTCGCGAAATGTTAAAAGAAAGTGTAGAACGCGACAGAATGCTGACCTACACGTCAAAAGGAATTCACAAAGATGATTTACTTTTCGAAATGGATTCTGTGCTCATCAAAAAAATTGGTTCGCAAGGACAGCAAAAATCATTTTTAATTTCGCTAAAGTTAGCTCAGATGAGTTTAGTGAAAGAACTTACAGGAAAAACTCCGATTCTTTTGCTTGACGATATTTTTGATAAGTTGGATGATACTCGTGTTGCTCAGTTGATAAAATTAGTAAATCAGGAAAATTTCGGGCAAATTTTTATTACGGATACGCACAGAGAACGAACGGAAAGCGTGGTAAAGAAAATTAATGAAGAAAGTATAATTTTTGAAGTTTAATTTCCCACAAATTTCACAGATTTCCGCAGATTATGAAAAAAATATTTATACTTTTTTTATTGACTTTTTCACTGGTCTCGTTTGGACAAAAAAAGTTTTCAATGAACGAGATTATGAATAGTTATCCTGTAAATAAGACAAATAAAGTTAAGATCGTTTCCTACAATACTGATTTTGTTAGTGAATTTCCAATTCCATTACCTCCGATTGGGAAAAATATTGATTCGGTAATGATCAAGAAAATAATAGCAGAACGAAAGTTTCCGATTAAATTAGAAAATATTTTAGGAAATGAAAATCTCGAAGGAATTGGACAATCTAAAACTCTGAATCTCAAAGAAATATTTGAGTTATCAAAATTATTGTACAATACTTGTGGTAAATTTTCAGATGATTCGCGTGAAGTAAGTAAATGCTTTTTCCCCAGAAATGCCATTTTATTTTATGATGAAAATGATAAAGTTTTTGAAATTCTTGAAATCTGTTTTGAATGCCACAGAATGCAGTTCTATTCAAAAAAATCATTAGAGATAAATGGAATGTGTGATAATTTTTATCTAAAATTAGAAAATTTTTATAATTCTAGAGAATTAGAAACAAAACATAAAGGCTATAATAATGAAACGAAATAAAAAACGAGAATTTCAATCTTCAGAACTGGTAAAATCTTTTGCCAGAATTTATGGTTTTGAAGATAAATTATTGGCTTTTGAAATTAAAGATTTTCTTGAAGAATATCTTGATGAAAGTTTATTTAACGAAATTGAAAAAGTGAGTATTGAAGATAAAATTATTATCATCCATATCAATTCTCCGCTCTTGAAAAACGATTTTACCATGCGAAAAAGTTTTTATCTTAAAAAATTTCAAGAGAAGTTCGGAGTCGAAAAATTTACTGATCTCCAGATTTTGTAGGCATATTTTTTTTCACCAGTTCATTCGTTTTAGAATCAAAACTAGAACGCAACGGGATGAAAAACTTCAACGGATTTTTTAAAAAATATCTGAATATTTCTCTGTAAATCTCACTTACCTCGCCAATATTTAGTTTTCTTGATCTAAATGCCAGGAACATTGATAAACTGAAACTCACCAAAAAGTTGAAAAATCCGATGATAAATACTGTGAGAAGAGCAATCCAAAATGTGTAAGAATCTACACTGAAATCTTTTCCGTATAATCCTAAAGCAAAATTTCCTGCGGCAAATGTAATGTGACGAATGTCGAGATCCAAGCCAAAGAACAATCCAATAGGCGCCGTGGCTCCCAGAAAGACACCAAACCAAAAATTAGACACAATTCCTGCCCAGTTTTTAGCATAATATTTAGAAAGACTGTTGGCAAATTTAGCTCCAAAAACTCTTTTAATCGACTGGTTTTTAGCAATTCTATCCGGAATCTGAAAGAAAATAGAATTGTTCCCAATATTCCCCGAAATAATTCCAGAGATAAAAAGATAAAAGCCGGCAATACTTGCGTGAAGAATCGCTTTAGAATTAAACGGATCTAAATCTCTCAACAATTTTTCAGACTTTTCAACCGCGAGATTTTGTGAGAAAAACACATCCAAACCATATATAATCGCCATTGCAACAGGGAAAGCGAGCAAAACATTTCCTACAAATGCAATAAACTGACTTCTGAATAATTTGGACACCAAATCTGCAAATTCTGTATTATTTCTTTTCGTATTTCCCTGCTCAGAAAGAACTTTAGTCATAGTCGCAGCCGTCATTGCAGGCTGTTTCGTTGCCAATGTGAAACCCATCAGATAGATCATCACAAATCCCATCGCATAATTTAATGAATATAAAAATGCGTGAAAGAAGTCGCTTCCGGGCATAAATCCGTACAGCATTTTCAAAACACACAAAGCCCCGACTATGATACCGCCACCACTCGCTTTGTAAAACATTTTCATGTACTGCTTGCGACTTGATGTAATGTAATGAGTACCCGTTTCTGCCGTATGATTGGTTATAAGGTGTGAGATCAATCTCGTGCTGTCATTGAACAGTTCTGAAATGTTATTTTTGTGAGATTTGTATCTTAAAATATTAAAAATCAGCTGTCTGGATTTTATAATAACATCTTTTTCTTCATCAATTACCAATAACTGTACAATCTCAAATATTCTTTGCGTCTGTTGACGTATTTTGAGAAGAGCCTGATTGATTTTCCCTGAAATACCGTACTTTGAAGAGTTTTTGAATGCGATATTTACGAAATCCAGACACTGCTCTATATAAATTTTTATTTGCTTGTATCTGCTGTCTTTAGAACTTAATTGAATCTCGGGATTTAGTTTAAACTCATCTGCTAAAGTTTCTAGCTCTTTTTGTAAAGCTAAAAAAGGATTATCAAAATTCCTGTATTCCGGCGCCATTCTTACGACTTCTACATCTAATGCCATACCGGTGACACGCCATGAGAGGATGTTCATAGAGAAAATAAGTTCTCTTTTCACTTTAGGTTTCTGAATGAAATTTGAAATTCCGAGTAGATTGAAAAACTCATTCATTTCATTTTCCGGAAGATTGTGAAGATATTCTAAATCTGCTTTTGGTCTGAAACTTATGTTATCAACCATATACCAAACCGTCTTTTCGTTTTCTACGGGTGGCAAAACTTTATTAAGAATTCGTTTTTTGAGTTCCGGAAAAAAGGCGTTTTCAGATAAAATATTGGCTTCTGTAAGCGATAAATTGAATGGTCTGCCTTCAAAAATATTGTGAATGTAGTGTCTGAAATTAGCAGCTAAGTTGGGATTTGCCTTAAAGCAATTTAAAACATCTGTAAAATCTGCCTTTTTTATGCTCTCAAGAAACTCTGCAAAAGGCTCCAGAGAAAGAGTTTCGTTCTTAAAAGAAAAATATTTTTTAAGAATAGATTCAAAGTTTTTTGTACTGGAGCTGAGAAATTTCATTAGTACAAAGATACTATTTCAAACTTACATTTCTCATTTGTTTCATAATCCAGTTGTGCTTCTTTCTCAAATAGGATGATGGGTTTTTCGGATCATATTTTTTTGGGTTAGGCAATACTGCTGCAATCCATGCTGCTTCAGATGTATTCAGATCTTTTGAGGATTTTCCAAAGTAATAATGTGAGGCTGCCTCTACACCAAAAACGCCTTGTCCCATCTCAATAGAATTCAAATATCTTTCCAGGATAATATCTTTGCTCCAGACTTTTTCTATGATGAAAGTATACATTGCTTCAAGACCTTTCCTGATCCAGCTTCTTCCCTGCCAAAGAAAAATATTTTTTGCAGTCTGCTGAGAAATTGTGCTTCCACCTCTCAATTTTTTGCCTTTTTCGTTATTTTTCATGGCTTTTTCAATTGCAGTATAATCGAAACCATTGTGATTAAAAAACTTTTGATCTTCTGATGCAATCACTGCTTTTTTTACATTATTTCCCATTTCGTCATAAGAAATATAATCACGGTTCAACTTTCCGTATTCGAAAAGTCCGCCAATCTGTGTAATGGTGATGGGTGGATTAAAAAATCTTCCCCAGATGATGAATACTACGTTCAGAACGAGAACGATAAAAATAAGCTGTTTTATTTTTTTCCACATAAGCTAAATACTACTGCAAAAATATAAAATTCCATTGATCTATTGCAATTCTTTCAGGTAGGTCAGCTGATAATCCGCTAAAAGCTCTGGATGAAAGATCTTTATATAATCTTTTAAAACCAGATCTGAGCGTACAACTCCACTTTCAAAAAAATCATTAGATTTTTGTTTTTCTTTTGCTGTGACACCGTAGATTTTTCCTTTATTAAAAACCTCAAGTTTACTGTAAAAAGGGTTGATACTCAACAATTCTTTTTTTGAAAGATGATTTCCAGCATTAACCCAATATTGCGTTTCTTTAGACTTCACATAAACTTCTTCAAAGCTCATTGTAACAGCCTTTTCCTCATTATTATTTTTCAAGATGTAATCTCCATTGGCATCGCTAATATAATTTGCAGTAAAAGTTTTTCCGCCAGGCAAATACCATACGTCACCGTACATTTCATTGGCTAATACCTTTGGCTTTGATTTTGATGAAGCAGCTAATTTCTTTAAATCAATATAATTTTTCGCAATCTGCTCATATTTTTCATTGGCAATTTCTTCTTTTCCCAAAAGTTTACCAAATAGCTTAAGATATGCAGTTTTTTCTAATGGTTTTTGCTCCATGTATTCATCTAAAAAAACAACCTGAATTCCGTTGTTCTTCAATAATTGATAGGTGTTATCAAAACTTGCAATATAATTGGTGAAAATGACATCTGGTTTTAATGAAATTATCTTTTCGACGTCATATTTTTGATCAGTTCCCACATTATGAATTTTTCCCTGAGCAATCATATCGTTCAATTTTTGAGAATAGATATATTCCGGACTTGCAACTCCTATAATTGTATTTTCTGCATCAATCTCAGAAATATAACCCAGCAAACTTGCATTAAGTAAGATTACTTTTTTAAAAGGAAGCTCATTATTTTTAAAAGTATAATTGAATTTGCCCGAGACTAAATTAATTTTTTCTCCATCTTCACTATATTTCAATTTTGACGATAAAGAAATTTCATTATTGTTTGATATTTTTGGTTCTTGTTTACAGGAGATTACCGAAAAAAAGGTGGCAAAGAGTAAAAATTTCAATTTCATCTTTCAAAGAAAGTAAAAAAGTATTATATTTGCAAACCTTTAAGGAAGGCCTCGTGGCGCAACTGAATAGCGCACCTGATTACGGCTCAGGAGGTTACAGGTTTGAATCCTGTCGAGGTCACAAGACCGACATTTGAAGATTTCACTCTTTTATGTCGGTTTTTTTTATTTCTTAATTAATTGTTATACTCATAGATACACTGCGCAACAATGTTCATTTTAGGTGTTTGAAAACTTTTTCCATCAAATTCAACTTTTTGAGGAAATATCAAAAATCCTATAGTCCTTTGTTTGCAATCGTCCTGCTGGTAAAGGTTTGACAGATTTAATTTGAATTTAATGCATTTTCTATTTTTCTTGATATTAAGTTCCTTGCTCTTTAAGAGATATTGCTGTACATAGATTACGCAAAAACAATATTATTGCAGTAGTGAAATTAAGTTATATGTCTAATCTGATATTTTCTTTCATCTTTTTATATTAGAAAAAAACCTATCATATAATACAAAAGTTTGCTATACTTTACTCTATTTCTGGTGCTAAATAAAATCGATTTCTATCGTTCGAGCAGTAAGTGATTACAAATATTTTTCTTCACTAATTTTTCCTGAATTGACGAATATTTTGTTTTACTGTAAAAACGAATGGAGGCAAAAATTTAATATTGTTCTGATAAAAATAACCAACAACCATTGTTGCAACTGCAGGTAAGAACAGGATAAAACCCTCACTACCAATATAAAAATCTATCAATAAACCAGCGAAAATAAGGATCCATCCCGATAGAAAATAATAATTTGCTAAATGGAAATTGCGATATTCAAGATTATTTTTACGGTAAGGAATAACTAAAAAGCTGATATGCGCAATGATGGAACCTGTCAATATATCTATTACATGATGCTGATACGTGGTCAATGTGGAAATTCCCACCAAAATAAGACTGATCATTAAAAAAAACCACCATTTTGAAATATCTCTAAATACTGACCAGAATATGAATGCAAACGAAATGTGCAACGACGGGGATTGGTTGAATGGGGAGTCAAATTTTTTTAAAAACAAAAAAGGCAAATTGAGAATATCATTGGACACTTCAGGTTTTGAAAACGAAAATCGTAAAGGAGTTGTAATGAAAATTATTCCTGCTGTCATAATTACAAAAAGCATTCTCCATGTTAGAATTTTCAGTTGATATTTATTTTTACATGAAAAAAACACAAGACAGAAAAAAAACCCACTTGCCATATAAGGAATGATCGACAAAGGCAAAAACGGAATATTTTTTTCAAAGGCAAAAGTGAATGATGGCAAATGATCCAAAGAAGAAGCGTACCAGGTT
This region includes:
- a CDS encoding UbiA prenyltransferase family protein is translated as MNCLKVLKKYVIDSQLYVSLMGTFFAIFFMLEQNTFRFPSVFLIFITYFSGYLYTKYQKTKHFYKIFVLNVFAGIISAVLIIFNHNEIRLIKWFVIVILGLLYNSFFLETYIRKIPFLKVFYVGLVWALVNCWLTLPEFNFPIFFISFFFVTALVLPFDIRDMKSDTVETFPKLIGVQNTKYFAYLLVFVACILAIFYLKISYSLSFFFATIFTFILIYFSKHSNKDSYYSFWVESCSGLPFLLLILYEKFYLY
- a CDS encoding type II toxin-antitoxin system RelE/ParE family toxin, which codes for MDEVKIIWTNIAIAQRNKVFDYWNDRNKSTTYSKKINIAIYEKIDILKTNPLAGNCGDLKPFRILYLGNFSLVYRYSESVIYIIAFWDNRQNPSKLKKTLGL
- the recF gene encoding DNA replication/repair protein RecF (All proteins in this family for which functions are known are DNA-binding proteins that assist the filamentation of RecA onto DNA for the initiation of recombination or recombinational repair.), translated to MIIKKLTLYNFKNHSEKKFEFSPQINCFVGNNGAGKTNILDALHYLSVGKSFLGNTDINNIKTEEDFFTIDAVIQNEESEDSIKISQPKEAKKIIKKNDKSYDRMADHIGYLPSVMISPYDSNLISDSGESRRKFLDSMISQTDSGYLFDLIQYQKTIQQRNALLKYFAKNRVWEKESLEIYDDPITKSGTKIFEKRKEFVDKLNPIIQNFYEIISGGKETVSVLYESHLLDGFDSAQPEKKFREMLKESVERDRMLTYTSKGIHKDDLLFEMDSVLIKKIGSQGQQKSFLISLKLAQMSLVKELTGKTPILLLDDIFDKLDDTRVAQLIKLVNQENFGQIFITDTHRERTESVVKKINEESIIFEV
- a CDS encoding site-specific recombinase gives rise to the protein MKFLSSSTKNFESILKKYFSFKNETLSLEPFAEFLESIKKADFTDVLNCFKANPNLAANFRHYIHNIFEGRPFNLSLTEANILSENAFFPELKKRILNKVLPPVENEKTVWYMVDNISFRPKADLEYLHNLPENEMNEFFNLLGISNFIQKPKVKRELIFSMNILSWRVTGMALDVEVVRMAPEYRNFDNPFLALQKELETLADEFKLNPEIQLSSKDSRYKQIKIYIEQCLDFVNIAFKNSSKYGISGKINQALLKIRQQTQRIFEIVQLLVIDEEKDVIIKSRQLIFNILRYKSHKNNISELFNDSTRLISHLITNHTAETGTHYITSSRKQYMKMFYKASGGGIIVGALCVLKMLYGFMPGSDFFHAFLYSLNYAMGFVMIYLMGFTLATKQPAMTAATMTKVLSEQGNTKRNNTEFADLVSKLFRSQFIAFVGNVLLAFPVAMAIIYGLDVFFSQNLAVEKSEKLLRDLDPFNSKAILHASIAGFYLFISGIISGNIGNNSIFFQIPDRIAKNQSIKRVFGAKFANSLSKYYAKNWAGIVSNFWFGVFLGATAPIGLFFGLDLDIRHITFAAGNFALGLYGKDFSVDSYTFWIALLTVFIIGFFNFLVSFSLSMFLAFRSRKLNIGEVSEIYREIFRYFLKNPLKFFIPLRSSFDSKTNELVKKNMPTKSGDQ
- the mtgA gene encoding monofunctional biosynthetic peptidoglycan transglycosylase, with product MWKKIKQLIFIVLVLNVVFIIWGRFFNPPITITQIGGLFEYGKLNRDYISYDEMGNNVKKAVIASEDQKFFNHNGFDYTAIEKAMKNNEKGKKLRGGSTISQQTAKNIFLWQGRSWIRKGLEAMYTFIIEKVWSKDIILERYLNSIEMGQGVFGVEAASHYYFGKSSKDLNTSEAAWIAAVLPNPKKYDPKNPSSYLRKKHNWIMKQMRNVSLK
- a CDS encoding ABC transporter substrate-binding protein: MKYSEDGEKINLVSGKFNYTFKNNELPFKKVILLNASLLGYISEIDAENTIIGVASPEYIYSQKLNDMIAQGKIHNVGTDQKYDVEKIISLKPDVIFTNYIASFDNTYQLLKNNGIQVVFLDEYMEQKPLEKTAYLKLFGKLLGKEEIANEKYEQIAKNYIDLKKLAASSKSKPKVLANEMYGDVWYLPGGKTFTANYISDANGDYILKNNNEEKAVTMSFEEVYVKSKETQYWVNAGNHLSKKELLSINPFYSKLEVFNKGKIYGVTAKEKQKSNDFFESGVVRSDLVLKDYIKIFHPELLADYQLTYLKELQ
- a CDS encoding phosphatase PAP2 family protein, with the translated sequence MTEKKLKIRQQAFALTLCTIVFMTVYNVSTWYASSLDHLPSFTFAFEKNIPFLPLSIIPYMASGFFFCLVFFSCKNKYQLKILTWRMLFVIMTAGIIFITTPLRFSFSKPEVSNDILNLPFLFLKKFDSPFNQSPSLHISFAFIFWSVFRDISKWWFFLMISLILVGISTLTTYQHHVIDILTGSIIAHISFLVIPYRKNNLEYRNFHLANYYFLSGWILIFAGLLIDFYIGSEGFILFLPAVATMVVGYFYQNNIKFLPPFVFTVKQNIRQFRKN